In Leptospira ellinghausenii, the following proteins share a genomic window:
- a CDS encoding TetR/AcrR family transcriptional regulator, with protein MSEKASKLNKSEEILAAALELFTAKGFDGTAVPLIAERANVAAGTIYRYFASKEELVNSLFQKWQESLYSKIKDSFPHEAGPKEQFHQIWKSMAEFQRENPVAFDFLEMQYNLPYLDKKSFAKRALLLKFLTRFAHDNRDILIKFPPDALIAIVWGAFVGLVKGSRNGKIKLDDQFLKETEDLLWNAIKLPT; from the coding sequence TTGAGCGAAAAGGCTTCTAAATTGAATAAAAGCGAAGAGATTTTAGCTGCTGCATTAGAATTGTTTACGGCGAAAGGGTTTGATGGAACGGCTGTGCCCCTAATTGCAGAACGAGCCAATGTAGCTGCGGGTACGATTTACCGTTATTTTGCCAGTAAAGAAGAACTTGTGAACTCACTCTTTCAAAAATGGCAAGAAAGTCTTTATTCAAAAATCAAAGATAGTTTTCCACACGAAGCAGGACCCAAAGAACAATTCCATCAAATTTGGAAATCCATGGCCGAATTCCAAAGAGAAAACCCTGTGGCTTTTGATTTTTTAGAAATGCAATACAACCTTCCCTATTTAGACAAAAAGAGTTTCGCAAAACGTGCGTTACTACTGAAGTTTCTTACTCGATTTGCTCATGACAACCGAGATATTCTGATTAAATTTCCACCAGATGCACTCATTGCGATTGTATGGGGAGCATTTGTTGGACTAGTAAAAGGTTCTCGGAATGGAAAAATAAAATTGGATGATCAATTCTTAAAAGAAACAGAAGACTTACTTTGGAATGCGATTAAACTTCCAACGTAA